A genome region from Thermococcus onnurineus NA1 includes the following:
- the rnhB gene encoding ribonuclease HII has translation MKLAGIDEAGRGPVLGPMVIAAVVVDEGNVPKLEELGVKDSKKLTPKRRERLFDEIVQLLDDYVILELWPEEIDSREGTLNEFEVENFVKALNSLKVKPDVVYIDAADVKEARFGEEIKAKLDFEADIIAEHKADDKFVPVSAASILAKVARDRAIEKLKDQYGEIGSGYPSDPRTRTFLEEYYRKHGEFPPIVRRTWKTLKKIEEKLAKEMKKRRGQTSLEEFFGK, from the coding sequence TTGAAGCTCGCTGGAATAGATGAGGCTGGCAGGGGGCCCGTTCTCGGCCCGATGGTCATCGCAGCGGTTGTAGTGGATGAAGGGAACGTCCCTAAACTCGAGGAACTCGGTGTTAAGGACTCAAAGAAGCTCACCCCAAAGAGGAGAGAAAGACTGTTCGATGAGATAGTGCAGCTTTTAGATGATTATGTAATTTTGGAATTATGGCCTGAGGAGATTGACTCCCGTGAGGGCACGCTCAACGAGTTCGAAGTCGAGAACTTTGTTAAAGCGCTCAACTCCCTCAAGGTCAAGCCTGACGTCGTTTACATAGATGCCGCCGACGTTAAGGAAGCCCGTTTCGGCGAGGAGATAAAGGCAAAGCTGGACTTCGAAGCAGATATAATAGCCGAGCACAAGGCCGACGACAAGTTCGTACCGGTTTCTGCGGCCTCAATCCTCGCCAAAGTTGCCCGCGACAGGGCGATTGAAAAGCTGAAAGATCAGTACGGCGAGATAGGCTCCGGCTATCCAAGCGACCCGAGGACGAGGACTTTTCTGGAGGAATACTACCGCAAGCACGGCGAGTTTCCGCCAATAGTAAGACGCACCTGGAAGACGCTGAAGAAGATAGAGGAAAAGCTTGCAAAGGAGATGAAGAAGAGAAGGGGACAGACGAGCCTGGAGGAGTTTTTCGGCAAGTAA
- a CDS encoding serine protein kinase RIO yields MREEFIEREVEEMLGLTERREKDSELYKIANEVFDRTTKETLAYLHRRGKIESLYGVISTGKEANVFAGIDSEGNRVAVKIYRTYTTEFRRIWEYLAADPRVGYLPKDMRKLVFVWTRREYKNLRRAIKYAVRVPEPIIFRNNVLVMEFIGEELPAPRLKDVERELAKEDFEELYDFTMGVIERLWKRGDMVHGDLSEYNILLHDGPVVIDWSQATVKRNRMSVELLKRDLRNIINYFGKKGVDVDDFHEKFKELVESG; encoded by the coding sequence ATGCGCGAGGAGTTCATCGAGCGGGAAGTCGAGGAGATGCTCGGTCTCACGGAGAGACGCGAAAAGGACAGCGAGCTCTACAAGATAGCCAACGAGGTCTTCGACAGGACGACCAAGGAAACCCTCGCCTATCTCCACCGCAGAGGTAAGATAGAGAGCCTCTACGGTGTGATAAGCACTGGCAAGGAGGCTAACGTCTTCGCTGGAATAGACAGCGAGGGCAACAGGGTGGCGGTGAAGATATACCGGACCTACACCACCGAGTTCCGCAGAATATGGGAGTACCTAGCTGCCGACCCGAGAGTTGGCTACTTGCCCAAGGATATGAGAAAGCTCGTCTTTGTCTGGACGAGGAGGGAATATAAAAACCTCCGGAGGGCGATTAAATACGCGGTCCGCGTTCCCGAGCCGATAATCTTCCGCAACAACGTCCTCGTCATGGAGTTCATAGGCGAGGAGCTTCCTGCTCCCCGCTTGAAGGACGTCGAAAGGGAGCTGGCTAAAGAGGACTTCGAGGAGCTCTACGACTTTACGATGGGTGTAATCGAGCGCCTCTGGAAGAGGGGAGACATGGTGCATGGGGACCTGAGCGAGTACAATATCCTGCTCCATGATGGCCCTGTGGTTATAGACTGGTCCCAGGCGACCGTGAAGAGGAATAGGATGAGCGTTGAGCTCCTGAAGAGAGACTTGAGGAACATCATCAATTACTTTGGTAAAAAGGGCGTTGATGTTGATGATTTCCACGAGAAGTTTAAGGAACTCGTTGAGAGCGGGTGA
- a CDS encoding metal ABC transporter permease, which produces MIPEYLIRAILASVMVSVLLGMLSPLINTKGLAFLTHAIFHALLFGAVLGMILGLFFENLELIMLVALIVTVAIVIIIAQLEKLGFSPDSAVGIVASFVAGLTVLGFGVLYKVMATRPYFPLSESIVSYLTGEIFLITLNDLTILVLGGTVLFFVMLSLYRDFLYLSFDPEGLESYGGKARAYLMILYVLVGAIGALIVQTVGLITLQVVAVLPGAIALMVSDNIRKILAVSLFLTLGIQLSSVILAYFTDIPPSGIATIMLGVIYGSLLFRR; this is translated from the coding sequence ATGATCCCCGAGTACCTCATCAGGGCTATCCTAGCGAGCGTAATGGTGAGCGTCCTCCTCGGAATGCTCAGCCCGCTCATCAACACAAAGGGGCTTGCCTTTCTCACTCACGCCATATTCCACGCGCTCCTCTTTGGAGCGGTTCTCGGCATGATTCTCGGCCTGTTTTTCGAGAACCTGGAACTCATTATGCTCGTTGCGCTTATTGTTACCGTTGCAATCGTCATCATAATCGCCCAGCTCGAAAAGCTTGGTTTTTCCCCCGATTCTGCTGTTGGTATAGTGGCCAGCTTCGTGGCTGGTCTGACGGTTCTCGGCTTTGGTGTACTCTACAAGGTGATGGCGACGAGGCCCTACTTCCCTCTCAGCGAGAGTATCGTTTCCTACCTTACCGGCGAGATTTTCCTCATAACCCTAAATGACCTCACCATCCTCGTCCTCGGTGGGACAGTTCTCTTCTTCGTTATGCTCTCTCTCTACCGCGACTTCCTCTATCTAAGTTTCGACCCCGAGGGGCTGGAGAGCTACGGCGGCAAAGCTAGGGCTTATCTCATGATTCTATACGTCCTCGTCGGGGCCATTGGAGCGCTCATCGTCCAGACGGTGGGCCTGATAACCCTCCAGGTGGTCGCGGTCTTGCCCGGAGCAATAGCCCTGATGGTGAGCGACAACATCAGGAAGATACTCGCGGTTAGCCTGTTCCTTACCCTCGGAATACAGCTGTCCTCAGTCATCCTAGCTTACTTCACGGACATACCGCCGAGCGGAATAGCAACGATAATGCTGGGAGTAATATACGGCTCCCTTCTCTTCAGGAGGTGA
- a CDS encoding metal ABC transporter ATP-binding protein, translating to MRAVKAENLTILYEEQRAVEDVTFELDEGETMLLLGPNGAGKTTLLRTIAAFHREYTGKLEVFGRKPEEARDLISYVPQSHVLNERVPLTAIEVVAMGGIYRKGFVHFKIPKEILQKAEEALGFVGLAHIKDRLFRELSGGQKQRVLLARALISDPGLLLLDEPLSALDPSARVEVANVLDKIKHESGITMIITTHDVNPLIDIGDKVLLLNRRLIAFGTPSKVLRDEIIKTVYGPLARVIPIEGKLFCITGDTHLHRHGGGGI from the coding sequence ATGAGGGCAGTAAAAGCAGAAAATCTAACAATACTCTACGAGGAACAGCGGGCAGTGGAAGACGTGACCTTCGAGCTGGATGAAGGAGAGACAATGCTTCTACTCGGCCCCAACGGGGCAGGAAAGACCACACTTCTGAGAACCATAGCGGCGTTCCACAGGGAGTACACGGGAAAGCTTGAAGTATTCGGCAGAAAACCTGAAGAAGCCAGGGATCTTATCTCCTATGTACCACAGAGCCACGTCCTCAACGAGCGGGTCCCGCTTACTGCCATTGAGGTAGTTGCAATGGGCGGCATCTATAGGAAAGGTTTCGTCCATTTCAAGATCCCAAAGGAAATTCTCCAGAAAGCCGAGGAAGCTCTCGGTTTCGTTGGACTGGCTCACATTAAAGACAGGCTCTTTAGAGAGCTGAGCGGCGGCCAGAAGCAGAGGGTTCTTCTCGCGAGAGCACTCATAAGCGATCCAGGGCTTCTTCTTCTCGATGAACCACTCTCAGCCCTCGATCCGAGCGCAAGGGTCGAGGTGGCAAACGTTCTGGACAAGATAAAGCACGAAAGCGGAATAACGATGATAATCACCACTCATGATGTCAATCCGCTGATAGACATTGGAGATAAAGTTCTCCTTCTCAACAGGCGCCTCATAGCCTTTGGAACGCCCAGCAAAGTTCTCCGCGACGAAATAATCAAGACTGTTTATGGCCCGCTGGCTAGAGTGATCCCCATTGAAGGTAAACTCTTCTGCATCACGGGCGACACCCACCTCCACAGACATGGGGGTGGCGGTATATGA
- the top6B gene encoding DNA topoisomerase VI subunit B — protein MAEASQLFKEFKIQSVSEFFRRNAAMLGYTGKIRSLTTVVHEAVTNSLDACEEAGILPYVRVEIEELGREHYKVIVEDNGPGIPEKFITHVFGKMLAGTKAHRNIQSRGQQGIGISGAVMFAQITSGKATRVITSTGGDIIEAWVKIDVDKNEGKIVKKERHPNPKGWRGTRIELEVKNVRYVRSKQGVYWYLKLTAIANPHAHIELIEPDGKLIVFPRSSEEVPKPPVEMKPHPKGVLTDDVYRMAKKTRRNTVRRFLIGEFSRISDKKVDELIKYIAALRLIKTEKDKAVQDQLYERLMNGEVDKVLRSFKGYTKVVKQVAKLMEKPPEKLSWHEAEEIVEAFKYMKFLAPPTHGLRPIGEENIEKGLKGILKPEFVTAVTRPPKVYSGGIPFQVEVGLAYGGEISSGFDLLRYANRVPLLFDAGSCVTTLAARSIDWKRYKVDDLERAPVVLMINVISVHVPYTGTGKQSIANVDEIHNEIRLAIMDAARRLQTYLSGKHRRLYQVKRKKTFEKYVPEIAKALSILTGEPEEEVKNYFLRFIEERFAQSEVEAEEVAENA, from the coding sequence ATGGCCGAGGCAAGTCAGCTGTTTAAGGAGTTCAAGATTCAGAGCGTCAGCGAGTTCTTCAGAAGAAACGCTGCAATGCTCGGTTACACGGGCAAGATACGCTCCCTCACGACCGTCGTCCACGAGGCAGTCACCAATTCCCTCGACGCCTGTGAGGAGGCCGGTATTCTGCCGTACGTCCGCGTTGAGATTGAAGAGCTAGGGAGGGAGCACTACAAGGTTATAGTCGAGGACAACGGTCCCGGAATCCCTGAGAAGTTCATAACCCACGTCTTTGGAAAGATGCTCGCTGGAACCAAGGCTCACAGGAACATACAGAGCCGCGGTCAGCAGGGTATAGGTATATCCGGTGCGGTAATGTTCGCCCAGATAACGAGCGGAAAGGCCACGCGCGTAATCACCTCAACCGGAGGCGACATAATCGAGGCCTGGGTCAAGATCGACGTCGACAAGAACGAAGGTAAGATAGTCAAGAAGGAAAGGCACCCGAATCCAAAGGGCTGGCGGGGCACTAGGATAGAGCTTGAGGTTAAAAACGTCCGCTACGTCCGTTCCAAGCAGGGTGTCTACTGGTACCTCAAGCTCACGGCCATAGCCAATCCGCACGCCCACATAGAGCTTATCGAGCCGGACGGGAAGCTCATAGTCTTCCCGCGTTCGAGTGAGGAAGTTCCAAAGCCGCCCGTCGAGATGAAGCCCCACCCGAAGGGAGTTCTCACGGATGACGTTTACAGAATGGCCAAGAAGACGAGGAGAAACACCGTCAGGCGCTTCCTAATAGGCGAGTTCTCGAGGATAAGTGACAAGAAGGTCGATGAGTTGATAAAGTACATCGCCGCCCTCAGGCTCATTAAGACGGAGAAGGACAAAGCGGTTCAGGATCAGCTCTACGAAAGGCTGATGAATGGTGAGGTCGATAAGGTTCTGCGTTCCTTCAAGGGCTACACCAAGGTCGTCAAGCAGGTGGCAAAGCTCATGGAGAAGCCGCCAGAGAAGCTCAGCTGGCACGAGGCTGAGGAGATAGTCGAGGCATTCAAGTATATGAAGTTCCTCGCTCCACCAACCCACGGCCTCAGACCGATAGGCGAGGAGAACATCGAGAAGGGTCTCAAGGGAATCCTCAAACCTGAGTTCGTCACGGCGGTCACGAGGCCTCCGAAGGTCTACAGCGGTGGAATTCCTTTCCAGGTTGAGGTCGGCCTGGCCTACGGCGGGGAGATAAGCAGCGGCTTTGATCTTCTCCGCTATGCCAACCGCGTCCCGCTCCTCTTCGATGCGGGCTCGTGTGTGACCACTTTGGCGGCTCGTTCCATCGACTGGAAGCGCTACAAGGTTGACGACCTCGAGCGTGCCCCGGTAGTGCTCATGATAAACGTCATCAGCGTCCACGTTCCCTATACCGGAACCGGAAAGCAGAGCATAGCCAACGTTGATGAGATACACAACGAGATCAGGCTGGCGATAATGGACGCCGCGAGGAGGCTCCAGACATACCTGAGTGGCAAGCACAGAAGGCTCTACCAGGTGAAGAGGAAGAAGACCTTCGAGAAGTACGTGCCCGAGATAGCTAAGGCCCTGAGTATATTAACGGGCGAGCCCGAGGAGGAGGTTAAGAACTACTTCCTGAGGTTCATCGAGGAAAGGTTCGCCCAGAGCGAGGTTGAGGCAGAGGAGGTGGCTGAGAATGCCTAA
- the eif1A gene encoding translation initiation factor eIF-1A, giving the protein MAYHKGGKKKNRQVQGDEVIRVPLPKEGQLFGVIEQALGAGWMDVRCSDGKVRRCRIPGKLKRRMWMRVGDVVIVQPWPVQTDERGDIVYRYTKTQVDWLLRKGKISQDFLTGGELLF; this is encoded by the coding sequence ATGGCCTACCATAAGGGTGGTAAAAAGAAGAACAGGCAGGTTCAGGGGGATGAGGTCATTCGTGTTCCCCTTCCAAAAGAGGGACAGCTGTTCGGAGTTATCGAGCAGGCTCTCGGAGCCGGATGGATGGACGTTCGCTGCTCCGACGGAAAGGTCAGGAGATGCAGGATACCCGGCAAGCTCAAGAGGAGGATGTGGATGCGCGTCGGCGACGTCGTCATAGTCCAGCCCTGGCCGGTTCAGACGGACGAGAGAGGGGACATAGTCTACCGCTACACTAAGACACAGGTTGACTGGCTCCTGAGGAAGGGCAAGATAAGCCAGGATTTCCTCACGGGCGGCGAGCTGCTCTTCTGA
- a CDS encoding KH domain-containing protein produces MDEFERLLKKYERVDKDGRPLKNNEEEEITYAALGEQEEFVRIPKDRVAVLIGKKGRTKKEIERRTKTRIEVDSETGEVFITATKDTDDPLAVWKARDVVTAIGRGFSPERAFRLFNEGEVLEVINLTDIIIGNDKNALPRVRGRIIGRKGRTREIIEEMSGADVSVYGKTVAIIGNPIQVEVAKTAIEKLAKGSPHGVVYKYLERRKKDLELESVTYYEALGGSENFEGFEEE; encoded by the coding sequence ATGGACGAGTTTGAGAGACTGCTCAAGAAGTACGAGCGCGTTGATAAGGACGGAAGACCCCTCAAGAACAATGAGGAAGAGGAGATAACCTATGCCGCCCTGGGCGAGCAGGAGGAGTTCGTTAGGATTCCGAAGGACAGGGTGGCGGTTCTGATAGGAAAGAAAGGGCGGACTAAGAAAGAGATAGAGAGACGCACGAAGACGAGAATCGAGGTAGACAGTGAGACTGGGGAGGTTTTCATCACCGCCACGAAGGATACAGACGATCCCTTAGCAGTCTGGAAGGCCCGCGATGTTGTTACCGCCATCGGTAGGGGCTTCTCGCCAGAGAGGGCCTTCAGGCTCTTCAACGAGGGTGAGGTTCTTGAGGTAATCAACCTCACCGACATCATCATAGGCAACGACAAGAACGCTCTTCCGCGCGTTAGGGGAAGGATAATCGGTCGGAAGGGCAGAACAAGGGAGATAATAGAGGAAATGAGCGGTGCCGACGTTAGCGTTTACGGAAAGACGGTAGCTATAATCGGCAACCCGATTCAGGTTGAGGTTGCCAAAACAGCCATAGAAAAGCTCGCCAAGGGTTCGCCCCACGGGGTGGTTTACAAGTATCTTGAGAGGCGCAAGAAAGATTTGGAACTTGAAAGCGTCACCTACTACGAGGCCCTTGGCGGCTCTGAAAACTTTGAAGGCTTTGAGGAGGAGTGA